A single genomic interval of Agromyces cerinus harbors:
- a CDS encoding MaoC family dehydratase N-terminal domain-containing protein: MPVNPELQGRTFPPTEPYLVGREKVREFARAVFATNPINLDPEAARAAGYADVVAPPTFAVVVQEQTLAQLLADPESGIDFSRVVHGDQRFTSTRPIVAGDLLTATLTVASVKSLGGHSMVTAESAITDADGAHVVTAVSTLVVRGDE, encoded by the coding sequence GTGCCAGTGAACCCCGAGCTCCAGGGGCGGACCTTCCCGCCCACCGAGCCCTACCTCGTCGGTCGTGAGAAGGTGCGCGAGTTCGCCCGCGCCGTGTTCGCGACGAACCCGATCAACCTCGACCCCGAGGCCGCACGCGCAGCGGGCTACGCCGACGTCGTCGCGCCGCCCACCTTCGCCGTGGTCGTGCAGGAGCAGACGCTCGCCCAGCTGCTGGCCGACCCCGAGTCGGGCATCGACTTCTCGCGCGTCGTGCACGGCGACCAGCGCTTCACCTCGACCCGGCCGATCGTCGCGGGCGACCTGCTCACCGCGACGCTCACGGTGGCGAGCGTGAAGAGCCTCGGCGGCCACTCGATGGTCACGGCCGAGTCCGCCATCACCGACGCCGACGGCGCGCACGTCGTCACCGCCGTCTCCACCCTCGTCGTGCGAGGAGACGAATGA
- a CDS encoding MFS transporter, whose amino-acid sequence MSNDLTVRVPLRLPSATATFTVGIAGYLGVNLSPYMISALQQAIGADVLTASWIITATLLATAVTGLAIAPLCAGPRRLAVARGGLALSVLGFATAALVPAPAAIIGGLILGGIGAGGAVASGGAAIAAFTNPDRVAGFNGLANRAVVTVILAIIPLIGLAPIDVFGALAIFSVVALLVSGWLPAAPVIAPKSPVAVAEAVPVDVPPTAAVPALEAAAATSRALPSPRAVRIAGFTLLVTFALWAVSEDSLWAMAGVMGGAQASLTPEGLGLALSGATAGGLIGSVLLMIVGNRLGRAVPLAVLLVGGGILKIVEGFVTDQTTFIVVFIAWNTLYALAFMYFVSTSSALDADGRWSAPLLAVYLVGSSLTPVIGAALVEVFGFQGFAVVLGVASFVLAVPAAAVAAFSTRRERAEASAATELQEVLA is encoded by the coding sequence GTGTCCAACGACCTCACCGTTCGCGTGCCGCTCCGCCTGCCGAGCGCCACCGCGACCTTCACGGTCGGCATCGCCGGCTACCTCGGCGTGAACCTCTCGCCCTACATGATCAGCGCACTGCAGCAGGCGATCGGCGCCGACGTGCTCACCGCGAGCTGGATCATCACCGCCACCCTGCTCGCCACCGCCGTCACCGGACTCGCCATCGCGCCGCTCTGCGCCGGCCCGCGTCGCCTCGCCGTCGCCCGCGGCGGACTCGCGCTCTCGGTGCTCGGCTTCGCCACGGCGGCACTCGTGCCGGCGCCCGCGGCCATCATCGGCGGCCTCATCCTCGGCGGCATCGGCGCCGGCGGCGCGGTCGCCTCAGGCGGCGCCGCGATCGCCGCCTTCACGAACCCCGACCGCGTGGCGGGCTTCAACGGCCTCGCGAACCGGGCGGTCGTGACCGTGATCCTCGCGATCATCCCGCTCATCGGCCTCGCGCCGATCGACGTGTTCGGTGCGCTCGCGATCTTCTCGGTCGTCGCGCTCCTCGTGAGCGGCTGGCTCCCCGCTGCACCCGTCATCGCACCGAAGTCACCGGTCGCCGTCGCCGAGGCCGTGCCCGTCGACGTGCCGCCGACCGCCGCCGTGCCCGCCCTCGAAGCCGCAGCCGCGACCTCGCGCGCGCTCCCCTCGCCTCGCGCCGTGAGGATCGCGGGCTTCACCCTGCTCGTCACGTTCGCCCTCTGGGCCGTCAGCGAGGACTCGCTCTGGGCCATGGCCGGCGTCATGGGCGGCGCGCAGGCGTCGCTCACGCCCGAGGGCCTCGGCCTCGCGCTCAGCGGCGCGACCGCCGGCGGCCTCATCGGCTCGGTGCTGCTCATGATCGTCGGCAACCGCCTCGGCCGGGCGGTGCCGCTCGCCGTGCTGCTCGTCGGCGGCGGCATCCTGAAGATCGTCGAGGGTTTCGTCACCGACCAGACCACCTTCATCGTGGTGTTCATCGCGTGGAACACGCTCTACGCGCTCGCCTTCATGTACTTCGTCTCGACCTCGTCGGCACTCGACGCCGACGGTCGCTGGTCGGCGCCGCTGCTCGCGGTGTACCTGGTGGGCTCGAGCCTCACGCCGGTCATCGGAGCCGCCCTCGTGGAGGTCTTCGGCTTCCAGGGCTTCGCCGTGGTGCTCGGCGTCGCGAGCTTCGTGCTCGCCGTGCCGGCGGCCGCCGTCGCCGCATTCTCGACCCGGCGCGAGCGCGCCGAGGCATCCGCCGCCACCGAACTCCAGGAGGTTCTCGCGTGA
- a CDS encoding MaoC family dehydratase: MPAPDFATLTVGDVVAERSFPLTRDSLVRYAGASGDFNPIHYRDDIAAEVGLPGVLAHGMLTMGLAVQPVVDWAGDPGRVADYQVRFTRPVIVDPKTGATVTVSAKVGQLDEAATVARIDLTVKVGDDTVLGKAQVRVVLG; this comes from the coding sequence ATGCCCGCCCCCGACTTCGCAACCCTCACCGTCGGCGACGTCGTCGCCGAGCGGTCGTTCCCGCTGACCCGCGACTCGCTCGTGCGGTACGCCGGCGCCTCGGGCGACTTCAACCCGATCCACTACCGCGACGACATCGCGGCCGAGGTCGGCCTGCCGGGCGTGCTCGCCCACGGCATGCTCACCATGGGCCTCGCGGTGCAGCCGGTCGTCGACTGGGCCGGAGACCCCGGCCGCGTCGCCGACTACCAGGTGCGCTTCACCCGCCCCGTGATCGTCGACCCGAAGACCGGCGCGACCGTCACGGTCTCGGCGAAGGTCGGCCAGCTCGACGAGGCCGCCACGGTCGCACGCATCGACCTCACGGTGAAGGTCGGCGACGACACGGTGCTCGGCAAGGCGCAAGTGCGCGTCGTGCTCGGCTGA
- a CDS encoding DUF937 domain-containing protein: MAALDDIVANLPIGDIAAKLGVDEATAKQAVNDALPALLAGLGANAADPAGAASLEKAVAKHDPKLIEGGVNLADVDEEDGKKIVKNVFGDKTDQVVTALDKKEGGAGDLIGKLLPILAPIVLSFLAAQFAKKPEADAAAPSSGGGIGDLLGGLLGGGGSGSSGGAGGGLGDVLGGLLGGGSGGSSSGGGLGDLLGGLLGGGKR, from the coding sequence ATGGCTGCACTCGACGACATCGTCGCCAATCTCCCGATCGGCGACATCGCCGCGAAGCTCGGCGTCGACGAGGCCACCGCGAAGCAGGCCGTGAACGATGCGCTGCCGGCCCTGCTCGCCGGCCTGGGCGCGAACGCCGCCGACCCGGCCGGAGCCGCGTCGCTCGAGAAGGCCGTCGCCAAGCACGACCCGAAGCTCATCGAGGGCGGCGTGAACCTCGCCGACGTCGACGAGGAGGACGGCAAGAAGATCGTGAAGAACGTCTTCGGCGACAAGACCGACCAGGTCGTCACGGCGCTCGACAAGAAGGAGGGCGGTGCGGGCGACCTCATCGGCAAGCTCCTGCCGATCCTCGCGCCGATCGTGCTGAGCTTCCTCGCCGCCCAGTTCGCGAAGAAGCCCGAAGCGGATGCCGCGGCGCCGTCGTCGGGCGGTGGCATCGGCGATCTGCTCGGCGGTCTCCTGGGCGGCGGCGGCTCGGGCTCGTCGGGCGGCGCCGGCGGCGGCCTGGGCGACGTGCTCGGCGGTCTCCTCGGCGGTGGCTCGGGCGGCTCGAGCTCGGGCGGCGGCCTCGGCGACCTGCTCGGCGGCCTCCTGGGCGGCGGCAAGCGCTGA
- a CDS encoding TetR/AcrR family transcriptional regulator yields the protein MARPRVPLLSTERIADAAIELVDSGQAFGVNALARQLGVTPSSLYNHVDGRDGIIELMRGRLGESYLAEAPSGDWVDVVTHTMRASRRMYAEHPSIVPLLVGKTITHPAVIESYDRLATALLGAGFPDDEVITVIAILDSFALGFGLDLASPDDIWKPETPTTSLGRLLEVTAKGRARSDQVFEIGLELLLDALRLRLGRLDLD from the coding sequence GTGGCCCGGCCCAGAGTGCCCCTGCTGTCGACCGAGCGCATCGCCGACGCGGCCATCGAACTCGTCGACTCGGGCCAGGCGTTCGGCGTCAACGCGCTCGCCCGGCAGCTGGGCGTCACCCCCTCGTCGCTCTACAACCACGTCGACGGCCGCGACGGCATCATCGAGCTCATGCGCGGCCGGCTGGGGGAGTCCTACCTGGCGGAGGCGCCGAGCGGCGACTGGGTCGACGTCGTCACGCACACCATGCGCGCCTCCCGCCGCATGTACGCCGAGCACCCGTCGATCGTGCCGCTGCTCGTCGGCAAGACCATCACCCACCCCGCGGTGATCGAGAGCTACGACCGCCTCGCCACCGCGCTCCTCGGCGCCGGGTTCCCCGACGACGAGGTGATCACGGTGATCGCGATCCTCGACTCGTTCGCGCTCGGCTTCGGCCTCGACCTCGCGTCGCCCGACGACATCTGGAAGCCCGAGACGCCGACGACCTCGCTCGGGCGCCTGCTCGAGGTCACCGCGAAGGGTCGCGCACGCTCCGACCAGGTGTTCGAGATCGGGCTCGAACTCCTGCTCGACGCCCTGCGGCTGCGCCTCGGTCGCCTCGATCTCGACTGA